The Synechocystis sp. PCC 7509 genome includes a window with the following:
- the ispF gene encoding 2-C-methyl-D-erythritol 2,4-cyclodiphosphate synthase, whose amino-acid sequence MLNIRVGNGYDIHQLSTNRRLILGGVEIPHELGLLGHSDADVLTHAIMDAMLGALSLGDIGLYFPPSDAQWAGADSLVLLNKVNQLIRDRGWKIGNIDSVIVAERPKLKPHISSMRDRLANVLQIPADCVGVKATTNEQLDAIGREEGIAAHAVVLLVAS is encoded by the coding sequence ATGCTAAATATCCGTGTTGGTAATGGCTACGATATCCACCAACTAAGCACCAATCGCCGCTTAATTTTGGGCGGGGTAGAAATTCCCCACGAGTTAGGTTTGCTAGGACATAGCGATGCAGATGTTCTTACTCATGCAATTATGGATGCAATGCTTGGGGCTTTATCTTTAGGAGATATTGGGCTATATTTTCCCCCTAGCGATGCTCAGTGGGCGGGGGCGGATAGTTTAGTATTACTGAATAAGGTAAATCAACTAATACGCGATCGCGGTTGGAAAATTGGCAACATTGATTCAGTAATTGTCGCCGAACGTCCGAAGTTAAAGCCGCATATTTCTAGTATGCGCGATCGCTTGGCAAATGTTTTGCAAATACCCGCCGATTGCGTCGGTGTTAAAGCCACCACAAACGAACAATTAGATGCAATCGGACGAGAAGAAGGAATTGCAGCCCATGCGGTAGTTTTATTAGTAGCTAGTTAA
- the arsM gene encoding arsenosugar biosynthesis arsenite methyltransferase ArsM: MTYLETAAQFYSDVAETPQVGLCCVQSTPLQLPGLNIPDQMQEMNYGCGTTVHAAELTNQPTVLYVGIGGGLEALQFAYFSRRAGAVIAVEPVAAMREAAARNLQIAAQENPWFETSFVEIRAGDAFKLPVADASVDIVAQNCLFNIFEPADLSIALQEAYRVLKPGGRLQMSDPIATRPIPYHLQQDDQLRAMCLSGALTYEEYTARIIDAGFGQVEVRSRRPYRLLDSHTYNLDDHLLLESLDSVSFKVPIPEDGACVFTGKTAIYTGNQAIFDDNAGHILQRGIPAAVCDKTAAKLASKDVIVTNSTWYYDGGGCC; the protein is encoded by the coding sequence ATGACTTATCTTGAAACCGCCGCCCAGTTTTACAGTGACGTAGCCGAAACGCCCCAAGTCGGGCTATGCTGCGTTCAAAGTACCCCTTTGCAATTGCCAGGGTTAAATATTCCCGACCAAATGCAGGAAATGAATTATGGCTGCGGTACTACCGTCCACGCTGCCGAACTTACAAACCAACCAACGGTGCTTTATGTGGGGATTGGTGGCGGCTTAGAAGCCCTGCAATTTGCTTATTTTTCTCGTCGTGCGGGGGCAGTCATTGCTGTAGAACCAGTTGCTGCTATGCGCGAAGCCGCCGCCCGTAATTTACAAATTGCCGCTCAGGAAAACCCCTGGTTTGAAACAAGTTTTGTAGAAATTCGCGCCGGGGATGCTTTTAAATTGCCTGTGGCTGATGCTTCGGTGGATATAGTCGCTCAAAATTGCTTATTTAATATTTTTGAACCGGCGGATCTTTCTATCGCCCTGCAAGAAGCTTACAGAGTCTTAAAACCTGGTGGGCGCTTACAAATGAGCGATCCGATTGCGACACGTCCTATTCCTTATCATCTGCAACAAGACGACCAATTAAGGGCAATGTGTCTATCGGGGGCGTTGACTTACGAGGAATATACAGCCCGGATTATTGATGCAGGCTTTGGACAAGTGGAAGTGCGATCGCGTCGCCCTTATCGGCTTTTAGATAGTCATACTTACAACTTAGACGATCATTTACTTTTAGAAAGTCTTGATTCTGTCTCTTTTAAAGTTCCAATTCCTGAAGATGGTGCTTGTGTTTTTACCGGAAAAACTGCTATTTACACCGGAAATCAAGCAATTTTTGATGATAATGCGGGGCATATACTTCAGCGCGGTATTCCCGCCGCCGTCTGCGATAAAACTGCCGCAAAACTTGCCTCCAAAGACGTAATTGTTACTAATTCTACTTGGTATTATGACGGTGGCGGCTGCTGCTAG
- a CDS encoding pyridoxamine 5'-phosphate oxidase family protein — MNDRQDNIEKLHDMIKDIRFAMLTTVEEDGTLRSRPMATQEFEFDGDLWFFTSADATKVNEVEHEHHVNVSYAEPKDQKYVSVSGTAQLIRDKSKIEELWNPLLKAWFPDGLDDPQLALLKVSVDKAEYWDSPSSKVVRLLGFAKAVVTGKPIGNPGDNAKIEAL; from the coding sequence ATGAACGATCGCCAAGATAATATTGAAAAGCTGCACGACATGATTAAAGACATCAGGTTTGCCATGTTAACTACTGTCGAAGAAGATGGTACTTTACGCAGCCGCCCGATGGCAACTCAAGAATTTGAATTTGATGGCGATTTATGGTTTTTTACTAGCGCTGATGCGACCAAAGTCAATGAAGTAGAACACGAGCATCATGTTAATGTTAGCTACGCCGAACCAAAAGATCAAAAGTACGTTTCGGTATCGGGTACAGCCCAACTAATCCGCGACAAATCAAAAATAGAAGAACTATGGAATCCATTGCTTAAAGCTTGGTTTCCTGACGGTTTAGACGATCCTCAACTGGCGCTATTAAAAGTTAGTGTAGATAAAGCTGAATACTGGGACTCTCCATCAAGTAAAGTAGTGCGTTTGTTGGGATTTGCAAAAGCTGTAGTGACGGGTAAACCCATCGGTAATCCGGGCGACAATGCCAAAATTGAAGCCCTTTAG
- a CDS encoding HNH endonuclease produces the protein MSKTPRIPLPPEVRKYVFERDLHHCQSCGKTDTEANLNIDHIIPLARGGKNDLSNLQTLCITCNQRKRDRLDPRFRRYFDK, from the coding sequence ATGAGCAAAACGCCACGCATTCCCCTACCGCCAGAAGTGAGAAAATATGTTTTTGAGCGCGACTTACACCATTGCCAAAGTTGCGGTAAAACTGACACAGAAGCTAACCTTAATATCGATCATATTATTCCTCTAGCTCGTGGCGGCAAAAACGATCTTAGCAATTTGCAAACTCTTTGTATTACCTGCAATCAACGTAAACGCGATCGCCTAGATCCCCGATTTAGACGTTATTTTGACAAATGA
- the arsS gene encoding arsenosugar biosynthesis radical SAM (seleno)protein ArsS (Some members of this family are selenoproteins.), with amino-acid sequence MVQTLITPFKDKLALPLTKKAINTLQINLGKRCNLACNHCHVEASPKRTEELSPEICNQLIEIINTFPQIEVIDLTGGAPEMNYGFKPLVEAARNQGKKVIVRSNLTIYFVDGFEELPEYCAKYQTQIVASLPCYLEDNVDRMRGKGVYNDSIAALQCLNQLGYGNNPNLILDLVYNPPIPSSEKFSLTPEQAKLEQDYKAYLQEHFNVVFNNLYTITNLPIGRTKFQLENKKLHKPYLQFLESSFNSSTVEHLMCRNELSIDYLGNVYDCDFNQMENLPAKTRNGEVLTVAKLLEAGNLDLINKIKTAPYCYGCTAGSGSSCGGALV; translated from the coding sequence ATGGTACAAACACTCATAACACCCTTCAAAGATAAACTAGCTTTACCCTTAACTAAAAAAGCAATAAACACCTTACAAATTAATTTAGGTAAACGCTGTAACCTTGCTTGCAATCACTGTCATGTAGAAGCTAGTCCCAAAAGGACAGAAGAACTTAGTCCAGAAATTTGCAATCAACTAATTGAAATTATTAATACATTTCCTCAAATTGAAGTTATCGATCTTACTGGTGGTGCGCCAGAAATGAATTATGGATTTAAACCTTTAGTAGAAGCAGCTAGAAACCAAGGTAAAAAAGTAATTGTTCGCTCTAACTTAACGATTTATTTTGTAGATGGATTTGAAGAATTGCCAGAATATTGCGCTAAATATCAAACTCAGATAGTTGCTTCTTTGCCGTGCTATTTAGAAGATAATGTTGATAGAATGCGCGGCAAAGGTGTTTACAATGATTCAATTGCAGCTTTGCAATGTCTTAATCAATTAGGTTATGGGAACAATCCTAATCTAATCTTAGATTTGGTATACAATCCGCCAATACCATCTTCAGAAAAGTTTAGTCTAACCCCAGAACAAGCAAAGTTAGAGCAAGATTACAAAGCTTATTTACAAGAACATTTTAATGTTGTTTTTAACAATTTATATACAATTACAAACTTACCAATTGGACGAACTAAATTTCAGTTAGAAAACAAAAAATTACATAAGCCTTATTTACAATTTTTGGAGTCAAGCTTTAATTCCAGTACCGTTGAACATTTAATGTGTAGAAACGAGCTTTCCATTGATTATTTAGGCAATGTATACGATTGTGACTTTAACCAAATGGAAAATCTACCTGCAAAAACTCGCAATGGTGAAGTATTGACGGTTGCCAAATTACTAGAAGCGGGAAATTTAGACTTGATCAACAAAATTAAAACTGCGCCTTATTGTTACGGTTGTACGGCGGGAAGTGGTTCTAGTTGTGGCGGCGCTTTGGTATGA
- a CDS encoding ABC transporter substrate-binding protein yields MFAMFPLMRRWLVGLFTVVIAIALYGCNPTDFKSQAAQVTQIVARTPGDPQSFNYALNQSSPSVFGFIYEGMTVENGKNGEIEPGIAQSWETSEDGKQIVFTLRPGLKWSDGEPLTVDDVLFTYNDIYLNERIPTDFRDVIRVGESGALPKVRKISDRQVEFTVPEPFAPFLRTVGGVAILPKHSLQKSITTNNSEGKPQFLSTWSTDADPKKVVGNGPYVLESYATNQRVVFRRNPYYWRKDAQNNALPYIERLIWQIVESPDTGLIQFRSGGLDILEIGPATFQLLKKEEKRGKFTIYSGGPDFGTNFITFNLNKGSRKGKPLVDPIRSRWFNTVAFRQAIAYGLDRQTMLNNVYRGIGDFQNSPISVQSPYYFSPQQGLKVYDYNPEKSKELLRLAGFKYNNTGQLLDAKGNRVRFTMLSQAGNRTVDAIGSQIKRDMSKIGIQVDFNPVDFGVLVDRVTNSLEWECYFGAITGGIEPNGGANVWLPNGGFHPFNQQPQPGQPPIEGREVAPWEAEIGRLYIQGAKEVDETKRKAIYAETQRLTQENLPFIHLVNPYALAAMRDRLDNTKFTALGGTLWNIYEMKVAAD; encoded by the coding sequence ATGTTTGCAATGTTTCCTTTGATGCGGCGGTGGTTGGTGGGATTATTCACAGTGGTAATTGCGATCGCTCTTTACGGTTGCAATCCCACAGATTTCAAGTCTCAAGCCGCGCAAGTAACCCAAATAGTTGCTCGAACTCCTGGCGATCCGCAGAGTTTTAATTATGCCTTAAACCAATCATCTCCTAGTGTTTTTGGGTTTATTTATGAGGGAATGACTGTAGAAAATGGCAAAAATGGCGAAATAGAACCAGGAATTGCTCAATCTTGGGAAACTTCAGAAGATGGCAAACAGATTGTTTTTACTCTTAGACCGGGCTTAAAATGGTCGGATGGAGAACCTTTAACCGTTGATGATGTTTTATTTACTTACAACGACATTTACTTAAACGAGCGGATTCCTACAGATTTTCGAGATGTTATCCGCGTTGGTGAAAGTGGCGCTTTACCAAAAGTCCGCAAAATAAGCGATCGCCAAGTAGAATTTACAGTACCCGAACCCTTTGCACCTTTTTTAAGAACCGTTGGTGGAGTGGCAATTTTACCTAAACACTCCCTGCAAAAATCTATAACTACAAATAATAGCGAGGGAAAACCTCAGTTTTTATCAACCTGGAGTACCGACGCAGATCCCAAAAAAGTTGTTGGGAATGGCCCTTATGTGCTAGAAAGCTACGCTACAAATCAAAGGGTAGTATTTCGACGCAATCCTTACTACTGGCGCAAAGATGCTCAAAATAATGCTTTACCTTATATTGAGCGATTAATCTGGCAAATTGTCGAATCCCCTGATACAGGTTTAATTCAGTTTCGTTCTGGTGGCTTAGATATTTTAGAAATTGGCCCCGCAACTTTCCAATTGCTCAAAAAGGAAGAAAAGCGCGGAAAGTTTACAATCTACAGTGGTGGCCCGGATTTTGGCACTAATTTTATTACCTTCAATCTCAATAAAGGCAGTAGAAAAGGTAAACCATTAGTAGATCCTATTAGATCCCGTTGGTTTAATACTGTAGCTTTTAGACAAGCTATAGCTTACGGACTCGACCGCCAAACGATGTTAAATAATGTATATCGGGGGATTGGTGACTTTCAAAATTCGCCCATTTCTGTGCAAAGCCCTTATTATTTTTCACCTCAACAAGGGTTGAAAGTTTACGATTACAACCCCGAAAAATCAAAAGAATTACTACGACTAGCAGGATTTAAGTACAACAATACAGGACAATTGCTGGACGCTAAGGGTAATAGAGTACGTTTTACAATGCTAAGTCAAGCGGGAAATCGAACTGTAGATGCGATCGGTTCTCAAATCAAGCGCGATATGAGCAAGATTGGTATTCAAGTAGATTTTAATCCAGTAGACTTTGGGGTACTTGTAGACAGAGTTACTAACTCTTTAGAATGGGAATGTTATTTTGGAGCAATTACAGGCGGTATTGAGCCAAATGGTGGTGCTAATGTGTGGCTACCCAATGGTGGATTTCACCCCTTCAATCAACAACCACAACCAGGACAACCACCCATAGAAGGACGAGAAGTAGCGCCTTGGGAAGCAGAAATTGGACGCTTGTATATTCAGGGTGCAAAAGAAGTAGATGAAACCAAGCGCAAAGCTATCTATGCAGAAACTCAGCGTTTGACGCAAGAGAATTTACCTTTTATTCATTTAGTTAATCCTTACGCTTTAGCTGCAATGCGCGATCGCCTAGACAATACAAAATTTACCGCTTTAGGGGGAACTCTTTGGAATATCTACGAAATGAAAGTTGCCGCAGATTAG
- a CDS encoding ABC transporter substrate-binding protein, whose protein sequence is MTFYNWGRKWIAFILTVVIAIAFSGCNPTNFKSQAAQTSQLVLSVLSDPQTFNYALNQQSPNIFGLTFKGLTSINGKGEIEPELAESWTVSADKKRIVFNLRPGLKWSDGKPLTSDDVVFTYNDIVFNQEISTDLRDYLKIGVSGTLPKVQKISDRQVEFILPEPFSPFLSTTIGDSSSAIAILPKHALEASIKAKDSEGNSRYMSTWGTDIDPKEIVTNGPYKLESYTPSQRLVFRKNPNYWRKDKQGNSQPYIERVVWQIVESTDTSLLQFRSGGLDIVGASPISFSLLKKEEKRGKFTIYNGGAAYGQSFISFNLNKGKRNGKPLIDPIKSRWFNTVEFRQAVSYAIDRQSIVNNLFRGLGQPQNSPVDVQSKYYLSPKDGLKVYNYEPEKAKELLLKAGFKYNDKNQLLDADNNRVRFTLLSNAGSKTGEAMSAQIKQNLSKIGIQVDLNAIAFSVIGEKLHNTLDWECYFGGLIGSGVDPNEGANVWLTEGGLHSFNQAAQVGEEPIEGRIVSDWEKEIADLYIQGAQEFDEAKRKVIYDETQRITQEYLPYIYLVNPLSMAAIRNRIQNVKFSALGAFWNIYELKVDE, encoded by the coding sequence ATGACTTTTTATAATTGGGGGCGTAAATGGATAGCTTTTATATTAACTGTAGTAATTGCGATCGCCTTTTCTGGCTGCAACCCTACAAACTTCAAGTCTCAAGCGGCGCAGACATCCCAATTAGTTCTTAGTGTCCTTAGCGATCCGCAGACCTTTAACTATGCTTTAAATCAACAATCACCGAATATTTTTGGCTTGACGTTTAAAGGTTTAACATCAATTAATGGCAAAGGTGAAATTGAGCCAGAGTTAGCCGAATCTTGGACGGTATCAGCAGATAAAAAAAGAATTGTTTTTAATCTCAGACCTGGGTTGAAATGGTCAGATGGCAAACCGCTAACATCAGATGATGTTGTTTTTACTTATAACGATATAGTTTTTAATCAAGAAATTTCTACCGATCTTAGAGATTACCTTAAAATTGGTGTAAGTGGAACTTTACCTAAAGTTCAAAAAATTAGCGATCGCCAAGTTGAATTTATTTTACCTGAACCCTTTTCGCCTTTTTTAAGTACCACTATCGGCGACTCTAGTAGCGCGATCGCAATTTTACCAAAACACGCCCTAGAAGCATCGATAAAAGCTAAAGATTCTGAGGGAAATTCTCGTTATATGTCTACTTGGGGAACAGATATCGATCCCAAGGAAATTGTCACAAATGGCCCTTATAAGTTAGAAAGTTATACCCCTAGTCAGCGATTAGTATTTCGCAAAAATCCTAACTATTGGCGCAAAGATAAACAAGGAAATTCTCAGCCATACATTGAAAGAGTTGTTTGGCAAATTGTCGAATCGACAGATACATCTTTACTTCAATTTCGTTCGGGTGGATTGGATATAGTGGGCGCGAGTCCTATTAGCTTTTCCTTGCTTAAAAAGGAAGAAAAACGAGGAAAATTTACAATTTATAATGGTGGCGCTGCTTACGGGCAAAGTTTTATTAGTTTCAATCTCAATAAAGGTAAAAGAAACGGTAAACCTTTAATAGATCCAATTAAATCGCGGTGGTTTAATACGGTGGAGTTTAGACAAGCGGTATCTTATGCTATTGATCGCCAAAGTATAGTTAATAATCTTTTTCGCGGCTTGGGACAACCTCAAAATTCCCCGGTTGATGTGCAGAGCAAATATTATCTTTCGCCCAAAGATGGATTGAAAGTTTATAATTATGAGCCAGAAAAAGCCAAGGAATTATTATTAAAAGCCGGATTTAAGTATAATGATAAAAATCAACTGCTAGATGCGGATAACAACCGCGTCCGTTTTACATTGTTATCAAACGCTGGAAGTAAGACAGGGGAAGCAATGAGCGCCCAAATTAAGCAAAACTTAAGCAAGATTGGCATCCAAGTAGACTTAAACGCGATCGCATTTTCAGTAATTGGCGAAAAACTACACAATACCCTCGATTGGGAATGTTATTTTGGCGGCTTAATTGGCTCAGGAGTAGACCCCAATGAGGGCGCAAATGTTTGGCTAACGGAAGGTGGATTGCATAGCTTTAATCAAGCTGCACAAGTCGGAGAAGAACCTATAGAAGGGCGCATCGTATCAGATTGGGAAAAAGAGATAGCTGATTTATATATCCAAGGGGCGCAGGAATTTGACGAAGCTAAACGTAAAGTTATTTATGATGAAACTCAGCGCATTACTCAAGAGTATTTACCTTATATATATTTAGTTAATCCTTTATCTATGGCGGCGATCCGAAACCGCATTCAAAACGTTAAATTCTCGGCTTTAGGTGCATTTTGGAATATCTATGAACTTAAAGTAGACGAGTAG
- a CDS encoding KGK domain-containing protein produces the protein MNNRFVRLTFDEVISPTITGLNLSSTFKVKELLAVVKNQFPGESKKLFEEEGLELEVLKLDAKGWKKGKVRFSIEFCPDEPEIEETTQSNNVEINQTSSPLDDIRQRMSKDQQNNS, from the coding sequence ATGAATAATAGATTTGTGCGGCTAACTTTTGATGAGGTAATATCACCTACAATAACGGGTCTAAATTTATCTAGTACCTTCAAGGTGAAGGAGCTGCTTGCAGTAGTTAAAAATCAATTTCCTGGTGAAAGCAAAAAGTTGTTTGAGGAAGAAGGTTTAGAATTGGAAGTTTTGAAACTGGATGCTAAAGGTTGGAAGAAGGGAAAAGTTCGATTTAGCATAGAATTTTGTCCCGATGAGCCTGAAATTGAAGAAACAACACAAAGTAATAATGTAGAAATTAATCAGACAAGTTCACCCCTTGACGATATTCGCCAAAGGATGAGTAAAGATCAGCAAAATAATTCATGA
- a CDS encoding KGK domain-containing protein: protein MQNKFKPLNDEYQDTVLSFATSMFKVGELIAEIRKVWKNNGLNILRNTLVNRGDIPSNSEEWCNQGVNCEILKPGDKSWKKGKIRINISFEFCPDEIEIEEITQSKDAEVSQISSPLDDIRQMMNQNS, encoded by the coding sequence ATGCAAAACAAATTTAAGCCATTGAATGATGAATATCAAGATACTGTTTTATCATTTGCCACATCTATGTTTAAAGTAGGTGAATTGATAGCAGAAATCCGAAAAGTATGGAAAAACAACGGTTTAAATATACTAAGAAATACATTAGTCAATCGAGGTGATATACCAAGCAATAGTGAGGAATGGTGCAATCAAGGCGTAAACTGTGAAATCTTAAAGCCTGGTGATAAAAGTTGGAAAAAAGGGAAAATTAGAATCAATATTAGCTTTGAGTTTTGTCCTGATGAAATTGAGATTGAGGAAATAACACAAAGTAAAGATGCAGAAGTCAGTCAAATAAGTTCACCCCTTGATGATATTCGTCAAATGATGAATCAAAATAGCTAA
- a CDS encoding DUF6745 domain-containing protein: protein MPKRIISMPKRIISELSPEQEAMLPSYRDKWRSLSILTEPINKEKVTAVIKAAYAVSGYGEPEILFYSSPMESIKKVIAVENFKDYLGRNINIKFIKRVIDHLQHQVMQQFEEQLFISRLLNQISIPEFPHYSTQSHPRVSYFPSYSVTSCTEQQLIADFDQSKIEFTDYSYFTRNLTRPAEGAIWGCMFDFCISVLKLQHDRQKWQVLQELMQHSGFIFQYEKVCIVCDRPYKLSFDQENRLHAEGEPAMQFTDGYSVYACHGSNPFELR, encoded by the coding sequence ATGCCAAAACGCATCATTTCTATGCCAAAACGCATTATTTCAGAACTATCACCGGAACAAGAAGCAATGCTTCCTAGCTATCGAGACAAGTGGCGATCGCTATCTATATTAACTGAACCGATTAATAAAGAAAAAGTTACAGCAGTTATTAAAGCCGCTTATGCGGTAAGTGGCTATGGTGAGCCTGAAATTTTATTTTATAGCAGTCCTATGGAGTCAATTAAAAAGGTTATTGCGGTTGAGAATTTTAAGGATTATTTAGGACGTAATATCAATATTAAATTTATTAAAAGAGTAATAGATCACCTTCAACATCAAGTTATGCAACAGTTTGAGGAGCAATTATTCATTAGTAGACTGCTTAATCAGATTAGCATTCCAGAATTTCCCCATTATTCAACCCAGAGTCATCCACGAGTTTCATACTTTCCGTCGTATAGTGTAACAAGCTGCACTGAACAACAATTAATTGCCGATTTCGACCAATCGAAAATTGAATTTACTGACTATTCATACTTTACACGCAACCTTACTAGACCAGCAGAAGGGGCAATTTGGGGTTGTATGTTTGATTTCTGTATCTCGGTTCTCAAACTACAGCATGATCGTCAAAAATGGCAAGTTCTTCAAGAATTAATGCAACACTCTGGTTTCATCTTTCAATATGAGAAAGTTTGCATAGTTTGCGATCGCCCTTATAAGTTATCTTTTGACCAAGAAAATAGACTTCATGCCGAAGGAGAACCCGCTATGCAATTTACTGACGGTTATAGTGTTTATGCTTGTCATGGTAGTAATCCTTTTGAATTGAGATGA
- the larB gene encoding nickel pincer cofactor biosynthesis protein LarB → MTQANNLQSLLESVAAGEVDPAVALEKFKHLGYETVGDFARIDSDRTRRTGFPEVIWGQDKTPDQIAQIMETMRLHSPVVMATRINSNVYAQLETLVTGLQYYPAARICALSPETVTPQYPGIISILAAGTADLPVAEEAAVTATLCGFQVQRLWDVGVAGIHRLLNNRHVIDSANVLIAVAGMEGALPSVVAGLADCPVIAVPTSIGYGANFGGLAPLLTMLNSCAAGVGVVNIDNGFGAAILAGQILRTAAKLNKL, encoded by the coding sequence GTGACTCAAGCTAACAATCTGCAAAGTCTGCTCGAATCTGTAGCTGCGGGGGAAGTAGATCCCGCCGTTGCTTTAGAAAAATTCAAACACCTTGGTTATGAAACTGTAGGGGATTTTGCTCGAATAGATAGCGATCGTACTCGTAGAACTGGCTTCCCAGAAGTCATATGGGGTCAAGATAAAACCCCCGATCAAATTGCTCAAATTATGGAGACAATGCGCCTCCATAGCCCGGTAGTCATGGCTACGCGCATAAATAGTAACGTCTACGCACAGTTAGAAACTCTAGTTACAGGATTGCAGTATTACCCCGCCGCGAGAATTTGCGCCCTTTCACCAGAAACAGTTACACCCCAATATCCCGGAATTATCAGTATTTTAGCGGCAGGAACAGCAGATTTACCTGTAGCCGAAGAAGCGGCGGTTACAGCGACTCTTTGCGGCTTTCAAGTACAGCGTTTATGGGATGTGGGAGTAGCAGGGATTCATCGCTTACTCAACAATCGTCATGTAATTGATTCGGCTAATGTGTTAATTGCGGTGGCTGGAATGGAAGGGGCTTTACCAAGTGTAGTTGCAGGTTTAGCCGATTGTCCGGTGATTGCTGTACCTACTAGCATTGGCTACGGGGCTAATTTTGGTGGACTTGCACCTTTACTTACAATGCTCAATTCTTGTGCGGCGGGTGTAGGCGTTGTCAATATTGATAATGGCTTTGGTGCGGCAATTTTGGCAGGGCAGATTTTACGGACAGCGGCGAAGTTGAATAAACTTTAA
- a CDS encoding Uma2 family endonuclease → MLLQLNQFVVKPGQQLLLKDVPWQMYENILEELGERRSTKINYFQEILEIMTPLPEHEDDKVIIGDLVKALLEELDIEARSLASTTFKSESMKTGVEADDCFYIQNEAAIRGKKRIDLTIDPPPDLALEIDITFRTRLDNYEALGVPELWRYDGQSLEINVLENGKYVKSNISRNFPSLPLIDVIHQYVEKSKIKGRNATIKAFRSWVRSQIKK, encoded by the coding sequence ATGCTATTACAACTTAATCAATTCGTTGTAAAACCTGGGCAACAATTATTACTAAAAGATGTTCCTTGGCAGATGTATGAAAACATTTTAGAGGAATTGGGAGAAAGGCGTTCAACTAAAATTAATTACTTCCAAGAAATTCTAGAAATCATGACTCCGTTACCAGAACATGAAGATGACAAAGTAATAATTGGTGACTTAGTAAAAGCGCTGCTTGAAGAACTAGATATTGAAGCTAGAAGCCTTGCGTCTACAACATTTAAAAGTGAAAGCATGAAAACTGGAGTAGAAGCAGATGACTGTTTTTATATTCAAAATGAAGCAGCAATTAGAGGCAAAAAACGGATAGACCTAACTATAGATCCGCCGCCAGATTTGGCACTTGAGATTGATATTACTTTCCGCACTCGTCTTGATAATTACGAAGCTTTGGGAGTGCCGGAGTTATGGCGATACGATGGTCAAAGTTTAGAAATAAATGTGTTGGAAAACGGCAAGTATGTTAAATCAAATATTAGCCGCAACTTTCCTAGCCTGCCTCTAATTGATGTTATTCATCAGTACGTTGAGAAAAGTAAGATTAAAGGTAGAAACGCCACAATTAAAGCTTTTAGAAGTTGGGTAAGATCCCAAATAAAAAAATAA